A window of Candidatus Dormiibacterota bacterium contains these coding sequences:
- a CDS encoding FkbM family methyltransferase yields MKRIKDRIIKLFKGERGIVTKKYMKRFLPSQPVIVEAGAHIGVDTVELANVFHKGEIHAFEPVPSIYKQLVKNTQSHQNIKTHELALASQNGEADIFVSSGRSDGSSSLLKPKEHLKIHPDVKFEQKIKIKTITLDDWVKNNGISQVDFLWLDLQGLELSVLKASKETLKTVKAIYTEISLVENYENGPLYKELREWLRQQGFEIQKEAIEWEDGGNVFFVRKG; encoded by the coding sequence ATGAAACGTATTAAAGATAGGATCATTAAATTATTCAAAGGTGAGCGCGGAATAGTTACCAAGAAATATATGAAGCGATTTTTGCCCTCTCAGCCTGTAATTGTTGAGGCTGGGGCACATATTGGAGTAGATACCGTTGAGCTGGCAAATGTATTTCATAAAGGAGAAATACATGCTTTTGAGCCAGTACCCTCTATCTACAAACAGCTGGTTAAAAACACTCAATCCCACCAGAACATTAAGACACACGAACTTGCGCTAGCAAGCCAGAATGGCGAAGCCGATATTTTTGTGAGCAGTGGTCGTTCGGACGGTTCAAGCTCCCTGCTCAAGCCAAAAGAGCACCTGAAGATACATCCTGATGTGAAATTTGAGCAAAAAATCAAAATAAAAACCATTACACTAGATGATTGGGTTAAAAATAATGGCATAAGCCAAGTTGATTTTTTATGGCTTGATTTGCAAGGTTTAGAGCTTTCTGTCCTGAAGGCCTCTAAAGAAACTTTGAAAACTGTTAAGGCTATCTACACTGAGATCAGCTTAGTCGAAAATTACGAAAATGGACCACTGTATAAGGAGCTGCGTGAATGGCTCAGGCAGCAGGGTTTTGAAATTCAAAAAGAGGCCATCGAATGGGAAGATGGTGGAAATGTTTTCTTCGTCAGAAAAGGCTGA
- a CDS encoding glycosyltransferase family 2 protein, translated as MKLPISVIVVCYNEAKMLRRCLESVDFCDEKIVVDLDSGDTSAAIAGQMGAKVINHPWVPIGEMARAKAVKQAKHDWLLITDPDEEISPPLAANIKKIIQENPKTVGIIRVPLRNFVKGRFLRGTVWGGLKKRKRLIMHRERAEINPQVHSEFFTLKPGYEVYEIPKQKGNFLNHYWISDWSSFFDKHRRYLKLEGEARYIRGERFSWLRLLATAPIEFWSCLVGHRGYRDGILGVFLSCFWVWYNFMSLLALRRYQKSL; from the coding sequence ATGAAATTACCTATCTCAGTAATTGTTGTCTGCTATAACGAAGCAAAAATGCTTAGGCGATGCCTAGAATCGGTTGATTTTTGTGATGAAAAAATAGTAGTCGATCTCGATTCCGGTGATACTTCTGCGGCTATTGCAGGGCAAATGGGGGCCAAGGTCATAAACCACCCCTGGGTTCCCATTGGCGAGATGGCAAGGGCAAAAGCAGTAAAGCAAGCCAAGCACGATTGGCTGCTAATTACCGACCCCGATGAAGAGATCTCCCCGCCCCTGGCAGCTAATATTAAAAAAATTATTCAAGAGAACCCCAAAACGGTTGGCATTATCCGGGTACCGCTGCGCAACTTTGTAAAAGGTAGATTTCTGCGGGGTACAGTTTGGGGCGGTCTAAAAAAACGGAAGCGCCTAATAATGCATCGCGAGCGAGCGGAGATAAACCCCCAGGTGCACTCTGAATTCTTCACCCTTAAGCCTGGCTATGAGGTATATGAAATCCCGAAGCAGAAGGGTAACTTCCTAAACCACTATTGGATAAGCGATTGGAGCTCCTTCTTCGACAAGCATCGCCGCTACCTGAAGCTGGAAGGTGAAGCCAGGTACATTAGAGGTGAAAGATTCAGCTGGCTAAGACTCTTAGCAACTGCACCGATCGAATTCTGGAGCTGCCTGGTCGGCCATAGGGGCTACCGTGACGGGATATTAGGGGTTTTCCTGAGTTGCTTCTGGGTGTGGTACAATTTTATGAGCTTACTCGCCTTACGAAGGTACCAAAAATCCCTATGA